Within the Halorhabdus rudnickae genome, the region TCCACGAGAACGGGACGCCGGACTTCAGAGACGAGTGACTCCACCGTAGTGTGGTTTTCGGCAAGGGGTAGCGACCACAAGGCACTTTCTGCCGGTGGCCCCAGACGCGTCCAATGCCCTCCAAGCACTCCCGGCGGGCGATCCTCCAGGGGACGGCGGCCGCCGTCCCGGCCGCGCTCGCCGGCTGTTCGGTCCTCGACTCCGAGTCGAACACCCTCTCGGTCTCCGTGGGAAACGCCGACGATCGGGAACATCTGATCGCCGTCTCGCTGCTCAGACGCGATCGCAGGGAGTTCGTGGACGCCCGGGTCAAATGGTGGCACCACCAGCTTGCACCCGGCGAGCAAGCCGAACACGACAACGCCGTCCCCGCGCGTCGCTACATCGTTCGCGTTGCAGTCAACGGAAACTCCCTCGATCACTACCACTACTATCCGTCCGGCTGTGCAGACGACGTCGAGAACCTCACCGTGTGGGTCGATCGACCGAGTGGCGACGACGCACTCGCGGCCGACTTTGTGCAAAGTTGGTGTTAGGTTGACCCGACAGTTCGATCCATCCAACATCCCGAAAACGGCAACATAGCCCGCTACTGCGGGCGATTCCCGCTGAAACACTGAACCCTTATGTGGGACCGCTCCCAAACCGATCCAGAGAGACCGAATGAGCAATCCCTGGATCGCGATCGGGGCCCTGGCGGTGGTCGGCCTGGCCATCCCACTGGCGATGATGGCCGTCTCGGCCCTGCTCCGCCCGAGCGTCCCCGAACAGAGCAAACGAGCCACCTACGAGAGCGGCGAGGTGCCCACCGGCGACACGCGGATCCGGTTCAACATCCAGTACTACATGGTCGCGTTGCTGTTCGTCGTCTTCGACATCGAGACTGTCCTCATCTTCCCCTGGACGGTCATCTACAGTGACGCGGTCGACGCCGTCGGCCTCGGCCCCGCCCTGCTACCGATGGTGGTATTCATCGGTATTCTGGCCGTCGGCCTCGCCTGGGCGTGGCGTAACGGCGCAGTCAGGTGGGTGCGCAGTCCGCGCGCACAGCGACAGTACAGCGAGTGACACATGAGTAGCGAGCATACACCGCCGGCCGACAGCATCGAGACGAAATCGACTCGTGAGGCCCGTATGGGCGAGGGGGTCGACGACCGCTTTAACTCCCGGCTTCGGGAGGCCTTTGGCTCCTCGCCGTTCATCCTCACGAAGTTCGACCAGTTCATGAACTGGGTCCGGGGCTCGTCGATGTTCATGTTGCAGTTCGGGATCGCCTGCTGCTCGATCGAGATGATGCACACCTACGCGGTCAAACACGACCTCGATCGCTTCCACGCGGGCGTCCCCCGTGCCTCGCCCCGGCAGGCGGACGTGATGATCGTCCCAGGGACGATCGTCTCGAAGTTCGCTCCGCGGATGAAGCGTGTCTACGACCAAGTGCCCGAACCGAAGTTCGTCATTGGCATGGGGTCGTGTACCATCTCCGGAGGTCCCTTCCAGGAAGGGTACAACGTCGTGAAGGGCGCCGAGGAGGTCATTCCGGTCGACATTCACGTCCCGGGCTGTCCACCCCGTCCCGAGGCGCTGGTCTACGGCGTCGCGAAACTACAAGAGCGCATCGCCAACGGCGAGTCCTCGCCTGTCGTGGTCAAGCCCTACGAACTCGAGGAGTTCGGCGATCTCGAGGAGGACGAACTCGTCGAGCACCTCGCCGATCAGATCGACGAAGACGATCTAGTGATGCGGTACAACTGGGTTGATTCGCCATGAGTTTGCAGGATCGTTCCCCCACAGAGCCCGATGTCGGCGTCGACGAGGACGGGCTGGACTACGACGAACTCGAGACACTACTGGACGGGCACGTCCTCGACCGTGAGACCCACGAAAACGCCGAGGGGTTCGTGATCCGGCCGGACGAAGTCCAGGCAGTCCTCTCGACGCTGAAGGAGGAGGCCGGCTTCGATCACTGTTCGGCGGTGACGGCCCAGGAGTACGACGATCGCTTCGAGTCGATCTACCACCTCAAGAAGTTCGAGGATCCGACCCAGGAACTCAGCGTCGTCGTCCCGACCAGCAAGGACAACCCGGTCAGCGAATCGGCTGCCTCGGTCTACGACACCGCGGACTGGCACGAGCGGGAGGCCTACGACCTCGTCGGCATAAACTACGAGGGCCACCCGGATCTGCGACGGATCCTCCTGCCCGAAACCTGGCAGGGACACCCCCTCTCGGAACGCTACAACCAGACCCAGCCACAGGTCGTCCCGCTGCGAGAACACGCTAACCCACTTGAGGAAGACCATCGCGGAGACGGCGAGGACGCGGACACGATGTTCGTCAACATCGGTCCACACCATCCGGCTACTCACGGTGTCCTGCACGTAAAGACGGTCCTGGACGGCGAGCAGATCGTCGACCTGGATCCCGACATCGGCTACCTCCATCGCTCTGAAGAGCAGATGTGCGAGCAGGGCACCTACCGCCACCAGATCATGCCCTACCCCGACCGGTGGGACTACACGCCCGGCGGATTGCTCAACGAGTGGGCCTACGCGCGGGCCGCCGAGGACCTCGCGGACATCGACGTCCCCGAGTACGCCCAGGTACTGCGGACGATGGGCGCCGAACTCACGCGGATCGCCGCGCATATGCTCGCCGTCGGGACGTTCGGCCTGGATCTGTACGGCGACTTCACGGTCATCTTCATGTACGCCATCCGCGACCGGGAAGTCGTCCAGAACCTACTGGAGGACCTGACCGGCCAGCGGCTCATGTTCAACTACTTCCGGTTAGGCGGAGTCGCCTGGGACCTGCCGGAACCCCGCGAGGAGTACCTGGATAAAGTCCGGGAGTTCACGGCAGAGATTCCGGACCGCCTTGAGGAGTATCACAACCTCATCTCGGGCAACGAGATCTTCCAGATGCGCTGCGTGGACACGGGGATCCTCCCGCCCGAGACCGCCAAATCCTACGGCGCGACGGGGCCGGTCGCCCGCGGATCAGGGATCGATTACGACCTCCGGCGGGACGACCCCTACGGTTATTACGACGAACTCGACTGGGACGTCATCACGGAGGACGGCTGTGACAACTACGCTCGACTGCTCGTCCGTCTCAAGGAAGTCGAGGAGTCGGCGAAGATCATCAGGCAGTGTGCCGACCTGCTGGAAGACTGGCCCGAAGACGACCGAACGATCCAGTCGAACGTCCCCCGGACGCTCCGACCCGACCCGGACAAAGAGATCTACCGGGCCGTCGAGGGTGCGAAAGGTGAACTCGGTATCTACATCCGCAGCGACGGCACCGACAAACCCGCGCGCTTCAAGATCCGCAGTCCCTGCTTCTCGAACCTCCAGACGCTGCCGGTCATGTCCGAAGGCGAGTACATCCCGGACATGGTCGCCTCGCTGGGGAGCCTCGACATCGTGCTCGGGGAGGTTGACCGATGATCCCGTTGCAGGCCTTCACGTTGACCGACCGCATCCTCGACCTGCTCGGCCTGGGGACCGGCAATCCCCTCGTTGTTTTCGGTATATCGATCCTCGCGGCAGGACTGGTCGGTACGTTCGTCCTGTTGAACACAGCAGTCGCCGGTCCCTACGCCAAGCGAAAGATCACTGCCGCCTTCACCGACCGGATTTCAGTCAACCGGATCGGGCCAGCCGGCATCGGGACGATCGTTGTCGACTCGGTCCGGTTGCTCTCGAAGGAACTCATCATCCCGGAGAACGCTGACCGCCCGGCCTACGATCTGGCCCCGATCGTCCTCGCGGGATCTGCGTTGCTCGGCTTCGCCGTGATCCCGATGGGCTCGGGCATCCAGGTAGCCGATCCCGAGATCGGACTGGCGTACGTCTTCGCAGTCGCCTCGATCGCCTCGCTGGGTCTGTTGATGGCGGGATACGCCTCGAACAACAAGTACTCGTTTCTGGGCGGACTGCGCGCCGTCGCCCAGAACATCGCCTACGAGATTCCCCTCGTGTTGACGGGGGCCTCGGTCGTTCTCTTTGCGGGATCGCTCCGACTCAGCGAGATCGTCGCCGCCCAGGAAGGGACGCTGTTGGCCCTCGGGCCCGTCGCGATTCCCAACTGGTTCGCGTTCGTCAACCCCTTCGCGTTCGCGCTGTTCATGGCTGCGAACCTCGCTGAAGTGGGCCGGAATCCCTTCGACATCCCCGAAGCGCCGACCGAGATCGTCGCCGGATACCAGACGGAATATTCCAGCGTCTACTTCGTGTTGTTCTACCTGGGGGAGTTCATCCATATCTTCCTCGGTGGGGCGATCATCGCCACGCTGTTCCTCGGCGGGCCGGCCGGGCCGGTCCTGCCGGGCATCGTCTGGTTCACGATCAAGATCTGGTCGGTATTCCTGTTCACCCAGTGGGCCCGCTCGGCGGTGCCCCGGGTGCGCATCGATCAACTGATCGAAATCGGCTGGAAGGGCCTGCTCGTGCTCTCGCTGCTCAACCTGGTGTTGACGGCCGTTATCGTCGGGGTGATCGCCTGATGGCACCCCCGACGGTCCCTCTCGGTTGGACGACCACCGACGCCATCAGAGGTGATACGCAATGATCGGCATTCTCAAAGGACTCGCGACGACGATGAAACACGCCCTGGACGGCAAGACCTTCACGGTGAAATATCCCGAGACTGCGCCGGAGGTCAGCCCCCGGTTCCGGGGCGTCCACAAGTACAGTCAGGAGCGGTGTATCTGGTGTCGCCAGTGTGAGAACGTCTGTCCGAACGACACCATCCAGATCGTCATGGATGACCAGCGCAACGGCGAGCAGTACAACCTCCACGTCGGCCAGTGTATCTACTGCCGGCTCTGTGAGGAAGTCTGCCCGACCGATGCCATTCTGCTGACCCAGAACTTCGAGTTCACCGGCGACACCAAGGACGATCTGGCCTACAACAAAGAACAACTCAAGAACGTCCCCTGGTACAAGGATATCGACCCGCTGGAATCGCGGGAACCGGACCGTGGTAGCTGGGTCGGCGAGGGCGAAGGCGAAGTGGATTACCAGTAGAAAGCGTACGCGGCCGAAGGCCGCGTTTCTCAGTCCCGAACGGACGTGAGGGACTGTCATTTTTGGTCCAGATTTTTGCCGCGAGAGGTTCGCGCTTCGCGCGAACCCGAGCGGGAAAAAGGTGGAGGGTGTCGACTCGCTGGAATCGCAAGAACCGGATCGCGGGGCCTGGATTGGCGAGGAGAAGGCGAAGTCGACTATCAATGGCATCCGCGGCGCGAAGCGCCGCGGTTCACTGGCACGAACGGAGTGAGTGCCAGGGGTTTTTGGCCCACGTTTTTCAAGTCGAGCGGGACCGAAGGTCCCGCTGACCATGCGAATAGCGTGGAAGCTTCGCTTCCACGTACATGCGAGCGGGCCATCGGCCCGCGAGCATACGGCGGCTTCGCCGCCGTGAGCAGAGAGAGGTTCACGCTCCGCGCGAACCCGACGCAGAAAAAGGTGGTGGCCGATCAGCTGAACGGGTCGGCCGCTGTTTCGAGACGTGTAATGTGCTCGACGACATCGAAGTCGTCATCGAAGGAGTACAGGTACTCGATCCCCTCACGTTGCATGTACGCGGCGATAGTTGCGTCTCCGAACGACAGTCCTGTGTGGGTTCCGAAGAGGTTCAAAGCGCTGGTGAAGTCCTTCTGTGCCGCGTGGAGTACCTCGAATCCAGCAGACTGGTTCAGGCGTTCGTACGTCTCTACGGCCTTTCCGTGGCGTTTCCGTGAGTGGATCCAGTTCAATGTTTCGAGCGCAACGTAGTTCGTCACCCGGCCGGTTGGGAGGTCACCACGATCCATTCCACGGACGATCTCCATGGCGACGTCGTGGTGTTCGTCGTCGGCGTCCGCCATTGCGACGAGAATACCTGTATCGACGACTGTGGCTGCCATCAGTTCGTCTCCGAAAACGCCGGTTCGTCTTCGTGACCGGCGAGATCGTGCGTTTCAGACCCGCCTCCACCCATTG harbors:
- a CDS encoding NADH-quinone oxidoreductase subunit A translates to MSNPWIAIGALAVVGLAIPLAMMAVSALLRPSVPEQSKRATYESGEVPTGDTRIRFNIQYYMVALLFVVFDIETVLIFPWTVIYSDAVDAVGLGPALLPMVVFIGILAVGLAWAWRNGAVRWVRSPRAQRQYSE
- a CDS encoding NADH-quinone oxidoreductase subunit B, with the translated sequence MSSEHTPPADSIETKSTREARMGEGVDDRFNSRLREAFGSSPFILTKFDQFMNWVRGSSMFMLQFGIACCSIEMMHTYAVKHDLDRFHAGVPRASPRQADVMIVPGTIVSKFAPRMKRVYDQVPEPKFVIGMGSCTISGGPFQEGYNVVKGAEEVIPVDIHVPGCPPRPEALVYGVAKLQERIANGESSPVVVKPYELEEFGDLEEDELVEHLADQIDEDDLVMRYNWVDSP
- a CDS encoding NADH-quinone oxidoreductase subunit D, whose product is MSLQDRSPTEPDVGVDEDGLDYDELETLLDGHVLDRETHENAEGFVIRPDEVQAVLSTLKEEAGFDHCSAVTAQEYDDRFESIYHLKKFEDPTQELSVVVPTSKDNPVSESAASVYDTADWHEREAYDLVGINYEGHPDLRRILLPETWQGHPLSERYNQTQPQVVPLREHANPLEEDHRGDGEDADTMFVNIGPHHPATHGVLHVKTVLDGEQIVDLDPDIGYLHRSEEQMCEQGTYRHQIMPYPDRWDYTPGGLLNEWAYARAAEDLADIDVPEYAQVLRTMGAELTRIAAHMLAVGTFGLDLYGDFTVIFMYAIRDREVVQNLLEDLTGQRLMFNYFRLGGVAWDLPEPREEYLDKVREFTAEIPDRLEEYHNLISGNEIFQMRCVDTGILPPETAKSYGATGPVARGSGIDYDLRRDDPYGYYDELDWDVITEDGCDNYARLLVRLKEVEESAKIIRQCADLLEDWPEDDRTIQSNVPRTLRPDPDKEIYRAVEGAKGELGIYIRSDGTDKPARFKIRSPCFSNLQTLPVMSEGEYIPDMVASLGSLDIVLGEVDR
- a CDS encoding complex I subunit 1/NuoH family protein; this encodes MIPLQAFTLTDRILDLLGLGTGNPLVVFGISILAAGLVGTFVLLNTAVAGPYAKRKITAAFTDRISVNRIGPAGIGTIVVDSVRLLSKELIIPENADRPAYDLAPIVLAGSALLGFAVIPMGSGIQVADPEIGLAYVFAVASIASLGLLMAGYASNNKYSFLGGLRAVAQNIAYEIPLVLTGASVVLFAGSLRLSEIVAAQEGTLLALGPVAIPNWFAFVNPFAFALFMAANLAEVGRNPFDIPEAPTEIVAGYQTEYSSVYFVLFYLGEFIHIFLGGAIIATLFLGGPAGPVLPGIVWFTIKIWSVFLFTQWARSAVPRVRIDQLIEIGWKGLLVLSLLNLVLTAVIVGVIA
- a CDS encoding NuoI/complex I 23 kDa subunit family protein is translated as MIGILKGLATTMKHALDGKTFTVKYPETAPEVSPRFRGVHKYSQERCIWCRQCENVCPNDTIQIVMDDQRNGEQYNLHVGQCIYCRLCEEVCPTDAILLTQNFEFTGDTKDDLAYNKEQLKNVPWYKDIDPLESREPDRGSWVGEGEGEVDYQ
- a CDS encoding type II toxin-antitoxin system VapC family toxin, which codes for MAATVVDTGILVAMADADDEHHDVAMEIVRGMDRGDLPTGRVTNYVALETLNWIHSRKRHGKAVETYERLNQSAGFEVLHAAQKDFTSALNLFGTHTGLSFGDATIAAYMQREGIEYLYSFDDDFDVVEHITRLETAADPFS